From one Microthrixaceae bacterium genomic stretch:
- a CDS encoding D-alanyl-D-alanine carboxypeptidase family protein yields MRRRSLGVALTVAALAFGLSAPQVANSAPTQSLEQQRDQVRAERARVAAQIDTSEASLDEIDDALQLIEEDLRAQEEALSRIEGEVAQAEKDIEAAEAAIVRLDKEIGILRQEMRRRAVAAYVSPTADDVLSVLETNDFTSAATRKFYIELRSQGDADVADRLKGATDDIDHEREKAEEARQVAEAKRKEQAERTAAVDTARANQQRLADDMQATIDSQIARSLDLAATDRELSARIAEQQAALAARLAAERAAREEAARRRAQASSGSSGGGAPLPPLSGGGGSSSGNSGVAVCSVPNISGGVNCQIQDRVLGMINAARADGVNLSGSGYRDASRQIALRRAHCGSSYYAIYQMSASACRPPTARPGSSQHEIGLAIDFANCGRGSASYAWLKANAASHGFYNLPSESWHWSTSGR; encoded by the coding sequence GTGCGTCGACGATCACTGGGCGTGGCCCTGACGGTGGCGGCTCTGGCCTTCGGCCTGTCCGCTCCCCAGGTCGCCAACTCAGCTCCGACCCAGAGCCTCGAGCAGCAGCGTGACCAGGTACGGGCCGAGAGGGCTCGGGTCGCGGCTCAAATCGACACCTCAGAAGCATCGCTCGACGAGATCGACGACGCCCTCCAGTTGATCGAAGAGGACCTGCGCGCCCAAGAGGAGGCGCTGTCTCGCATCGAGGGCGAGGTGGCCCAGGCCGAGAAGGACATCGAGGCTGCCGAGGCCGCCATCGTCCGCCTCGACAAGGAGATCGGGATCCTCCGCCAGGAGATGCGACGCCGGGCCGTGGCCGCCTATGTGAGCCCCACCGCCGACGACGTTCTCAGCGTGTTGGAGACCAACGACTTCACCAGCGCAGCCACCCGCAAGTTCTACATAGAGCTCCGTTCCCAGGGTGACGCCGACGTGGCCGACCGCCTGAAGGGCGCCACCGACGACATCGACCACGAGCGGGAGAAGGCCGAAGAAGCCCGCCAGGTGGCCGAAGCCAAGCGCAAGGAGCAGGCCGAACGCACCGCCGCAGTGGATACGGCCCGGGCCAACCAGCAGCGTCTGGCCGACGACATGCAGGCCACCATCGACTCCCAGATCGCCCGATCGCTGGACCTGGCCGCCACCGATCGCGAACTGTCGGCCCGCATCGCCGAGCAGCAGGCCGCCCTGGCGGCCCGCCTGGCAGCCGAGCGCGCCGCCCGTGAGGAGGCAGCCCGGCGTCGGGCCCAGGCCTCATCGGGCAGCAGCGGCGGAGGCGCCCCCCTTCCCCCGCTGTCGGGCGGAGGTGGATCTTCCTCTGGCAACAGCGGGGTGGCGGTGTGCAGCGTGCCCAACATCTCCGGCGGCGTGAACTGCCAGATCCAGGACCGAGTGCTGGGAATGATCAACGCCGCCCGCGCCGACGGTGTGAACCTGAGCGGCAGCGGCTACCGAGACGCCTCACGCCAGATCGCCCTACGACGGGCCCACTGCGGATCCAGCTACTACGCCATCTACCAGATGTCGGCCAGCGCCTGTCGTCCGCCGACCGCCCGGCCCGGCTCCTCTCAGCATGAGATCGGCCTGGCCATCGACTTCGCCAACTGCGGCCGGGGCAGCGCCTCCTACGCCTGGCTCAAGGCCAACGCCGCCAGCCACGGCTTCTACAACCTGCCCAGCGAGTCGTGGCACTGGAGCACCAGCGGCCGCTGA
- a CDS encoding glutamate--tRNA ligase — translation MSNPVVVRFAPSPTGYLHVGSGHSALANWMFARHNGGRFLLRIEDTDAERNRPELVDNVLEMLAWMGLEWDGDPVHQSDRGDLYLDAAAKLVATGAAYYCSCTGEEVQARNAAAGGKPGYDGFCRDRDLEAGPGRALRFATPREGRTGWTDLVRGEVSFANSDIEDFVVVRGNGAPMFLLANSFDDADMGITHVIRGEDHVNSTPKYLLLREALELGVPTAFAHLPLLVNEARKKLSKRRDDVSMSDYRDRGYLPEAMVNYLALLGWGPADGVEVRPISEIVDLYRLEDVNAAPAFFDQKKLSFVNAEKIRSLSASEFLEVADPFLTRGEPARAALESMATEVQERVRTLAEVEPMIEFLVVDAPTFDEDSWTKVVTKGKKVAEMLDATVAGLETLADSGVDAWVPHKIQEAVAGAAVAAGLVNAEGAPQLSKAQGPVRLAVSGRSVGPPLWESLTVLGPERTLARLRDLRSRLD, via the coding sequence GTGTCCAACCCCGTCGTAGTCCGTTTTGCTCCATCACCCACCGGCTACCTGCACGTCGGCTCGGGTCATTCCGCCCTGGCCAACTGGATGTTCGCCCGCCACAACGGTGGACGTTTCCTCCTTCGCATAGAGGACACCGACGCCGAGCGGAACCGACCTGAGCTGGTCGACAACGTGCTCGAGATGCTGGCGTGGATGGGGTTGGAGTGGGACGGCGACCCGGTGCACCAGAGCGATCGGGGGGACCTGTACCTGGACGCGGCGGCCAAGCTGGTCGCCACCGGTGCGGCCTACTACTGCTCGTGTACCGGTGAGGAGGTCCAGGCCCGCAACGCTGCTGCCGGCGGCAAGCCCGGTTACGACGGCTTCTGTCGAGACCGTGACCTCGAGGCGGGGCCGGGCCGGGCTTTGCGTTTTGCCACCCCTCGTGAGGGCCGTACCGGCTGGACCGACCTGGTCCGGGGAGAAGTGTCCTTCGCCAACTCCGACATCGAAGACTTCGTGGTCGTGCGCGGCAATGGTGCGCCCATGTTCTTGCTGGCCAACTCCTTCGACGACGCCGACATGGGCATCACCCACGTGATCCGGGGTGAGGATCACGTAAACAGCACGCCAAAGTACCTGCTGTTGAGGGAGGCGCTGGAGCTGGGCGTGCCCACCGCATTCGCCCATCTGCCGTTGCTGGTCAACGAAGCGCGCAAGAAGCTGTCGAAGCGTCGAGACGACGTGTCCATGTCAGACTACCGGGACCGGGGGTACCTCCCCGAGGCCATGGTCAACTATCTGGCCCTGTTGGGTTGGGGGCCAGCCGATGGGGTGGAGGTGAGGCCGATATCGGAGATCGTCGACCTGTACCGCCTGGAAGACGTAAACGCTGCTCCGGCCTTCTTCGATCAGAAGAAGCTGAGCTTCGTCAACGCCGAGAAGATCCGTTCGTTGTCGGCGTCGGAGTTCTTGGAGGTGGCCGATCCGTTCCTCACCAGGGGCGAACCGGCCCGGGCCGCGCTGGAGTCCATGGCGACCGAGGTGCAGGAGCGGGTGCGCACCCTGGCCGAGGTGGAGCCGATGATCGAGTTCTTGGTGGTCGACGCCCCAACCTTCGACGAGGATTCCTGGACCAAGGTCGTGACCAAGGGCAAGAAGGTGGCCGAGATGCTCGATGCCACCGTCGCCGGTCTCGAGACGCTGGCCGACTCGGGGGTAGATGCCTGGGTCCCGCACAAGATCCAGGAGGCGGTGGCGGGAGCGGCGGTGGCCGCGGGGTTGGTGAACGCCGAAGGCGCTCCCCAACTGTCCAAGGCCCAGGGGCCGGTGCGCCTGGCTGTTAGCGGGCGATCCGTTGGGCCGCCCTTGTGGGAGTCGCTCACGGTGCTCGGTCCCGAGAGGACCCTGGCTCGGTTGAGAGACCTTCGGTCCCGCCTGGACTGA
- a CDS encoding 3-isopropylmalate dehydrogenase, which translates to MTHRIAVIGGDGIGPEVVAEALKVVRAAGVDLDTTEFDLGGARYLRDGTILPDDVLDELRGFDAILLGAVGTPDVPPGVIERGLLLKMRFALDQYVNLRPFNLADKGIDFLVVRENTEGTYAGEGGFLRKGTPNEIATQGSVNTRLGVERVIRYAFELAASRPRRHLTMVHKTNVLTFAGDLWQRTFDEVGAEFPEVTTAYNHVDAACIFFVQDPQRYDVIVTDNLFGDILTDLGGAVSGGIGFASSGNLDPTRRAPSMFEPVHGSAPDIAGQAKANPIAAILSAAMMLELLGEADAAERIRKACAATTELAASTPEIGDAVASRV; encoded by the coding sequence GTGACGCACAGGATCGCAGTGATCGGTGGAGACGGGATCGGCCCCGAGGTCGTGGCCGAGGCCCTCAAGGTCGTGCGGGCCGCGGGGGTAGACCTCGACACCACCGAGTTCGACCTCGGCGGTGCCCGATACCTGCGGGACGGCACGATCCTGCCCGACGACGTGCTCGATGAGCTTCGTGGATTCGATGCCATCCTCCTAGGAGCGGTGGGCACGCCCGACGTGCCGCCGGGCGTCATCGAGCGCGGCCTGTTGCTCAAGATGCGCTTCGCGCTCGACCAGTACGTGAACCTGCGGCCCTTCAACCTGGCCGACAAGGGCATCGACTTCTTGGTGGTGCGTGAGAACACCGAGGGCACCTACGCCGGCGAGGGAGGGTTCCTGCGCAAGGGGACACCCAACGAGATCGCCACTCAGGGCTCGGTGAACACCAGGCTCGGGGTGGAGCGGGTGATCCGCTACGCCTTCGAGCTGGCCGCGTCGCGCCCCCGCCGGCACCTCACCATGGTCCACAAGACCAACGTCCTCACCTTCGCCGGCGACCTGTGGCAGCGGACCTTCGACGAGGTCGGGGCCGAGTTCCCCGAGGTGACCACGGCCTACAACCACGTGGACGCGGCCTGCATCTTCTTCGTCCAGGATCCCCAGCGCTACGACGTGATCGTCACCGACAACCTGTTCGGCGACATCCTCACCGACCTGGGTGGTGCGGTATCGGGCGGGATCGGATTCGCCTCCTCGGGGAACCTCGACCCCACCCGGCGAGCCCCGTCGATGTTCGAGCCCGTCCACGGGTCCGCGCCTGACATCGCCGGCCAGGCCAAGGCCAACCCCATCGCCGCCATCCTGTCGGCCGCCATGATGCTCGAACTGCTCGGCGAGGCCGATGCCGCCGAGCGCATCCGCAAGGCGTGTGCCGCCACCACCGAGCTGGCCGCGTCCACCCCCGAGATCGGCGACGCCGTAGCTTCCCGGGTGTAG
- the tig gene encoding trigger factor, translated as MKATVEPVEGNKVKLTVEVDSETFEREVDAAFKRIAREVRIPGFRPGKAPRKLIEARIGIEAARGDAIEHSVPRFYSEAVRDNEVDVIAAPEFDLTSTVEDAHLAFEAVVEVRPTVNPAGYQSLRVTIDNPEITDEEIEEQVERLRNGYAQLESVERPAQSGDAVLIDVVGSRDGEPLEGLVADGYLYEVGSGTIVPELDEKLEGASADDVLEFTADHPRRGRGSRRLQGDRDRGSREGSARTG; from the coding sequence ATGAAGGCAACGGTTGAGCCCGTAGAGGGCAACAAGGTCAAGCTGACGGTCGAGGTCGACAGCGAAACGTTCGAGCGCGAGGTAGATGCGGCGTTCAAGCGCATCGCCCGTGAGGTGCGCATCCCGGGCTTCCGCCCCGGCAAGGCACCTCGCAAGCTGATAGAGGCCCGCATCGGGATCGAGGCGGCACGCGGGGATGCCATCGAGCACTCGGTTCCTCGCTTCTACTCAGAGGCGGTGCGAGACAACGAGGTCGATGTCATCGCCGCTCCCGAGTTCGACCTCACCTCCACGGTGGAAGATGCCCATCTGGCCTTCGAGGCCGTGGTCGAGGTGCGTCCCACCGTCAACCCGGCCGGGTACCAGTCCCTACGGGTCACCATCGACAACCCCGAGATCACCGACGAGGAGATCGAAGAGCAGGTCGAGCGCCTCCGCAACGGCTATGCGCAGCTCGAGTCGGTTGAACGCCCGGCCCAGAGCGGCGACGCCGTACTGATCGATGTGGTCGGCTCTCGAGACGGCGAGCCCCTCGAAGGTCTGGTGGCCGACGGCTACCTGTACGAGGTGGGCAGCGGCACCATCGTTCCCGAGCTGGACGAGAAGCTGGAAGGTGCCAGCGCCGACGATGTGCTGGAGTTCACCGCCGACCACCCCCGTCGAGGGCGAGGATCCCGTCGACTTCAAGGTGACCGTGACCGAGGTTCGCGAGAAGGTTCTGCCCGAACTGGATGA
- a CDS encoding citramalate synthase, whose product MSEAQENVEVPAPELPPRDPGLPEAVEIYDTTLRDGAQLEGISLTVDDKLRIADALDELGVQFIEGGWPGANPKDVEFFERAGRELRFERSTLVAFGSTRRPRGKVDDDPTLRNLLDAGTSAVCIVGKSSAMHVTDTLRTTLEEGEAMVADSVDFLAANGVRVLFDAEHFFDGWKHNPEYSLRLLEAAAEHGAETLVLCDTNGGSLPHEVEAIVREITGHFRDDVKVGVHLHDDTGCGVANALAGVRGGATQVQGTINGYGERTGNCNLTTIIPNLTLKMGVNTLPEGRLSRLTVVSNRIAEIVNIAPDPQAPYVGSSAFAHKAGLHVSAIARRKDAYEHIDPVSVGNDTHFVVSEMAGKATLDLKAQELGIQLDGPGLTTVMDELKRLEHEGYHFEAADGSLELLMRRATGWTQPFFSLESFRVIVSEADELRHDTEAIVKLVVGGERVMRIGEGNGPVNALDSAIRSAIGSRFPQLAKVHLTDFKVRVLDTAKGTGAVTRVLIDSTDGRHSWSTIGVNENVILAAWQALEDSLVYGLLHAED is encoded by the coding sequence ATGAGCGAAGCACAAGAAAACGTCGAGGTACCGGCCCCGGAGCTCCCTCCCCGGGATCCCGGTCTGCCTGAGGCCGTGGAGATCTACGACACGACCCTGCGCGACGGCGCCCAGCTCGAGGGCATCTCTCTCACCGTCGACGACAAGCTGCGCATCGCCGACGCCCTCGACGAGTTGGGCGTGCAGTTCATCGAGGGGGGCTGGCCCGGGGCCAACCCCAAAGACGTCGAGTTCTTCGAACGGGCCGGACGGGAGCTTCGCTTCGAGCGTTCCACCTTGGTGGCCTTCGGATCCACCCGCCGCCCCCGCGGCAAGGTCGACGACGACCCGACGTTGCGCAACCTCCTCGACGCCGGAACCTCGGCGGTGTGCATCGTGGGCAAGAGCTCGGCGATGCACGTCACCGACACGCTCCGCACCACCCTCGAAGAGGGGGAGGCGATGGTGGCCGACTCGGTCGACTTCCTGGCCGCGAACGGGGTGCGGGTGCTGTTCGACGCCGAGCACTTCTTCGACGGGTGGAAGCACAACCCCGAGTACAGCCTCCGGTTGCTGGAGGCGGCCGCCGAGCACGGGGCCGAGACCCTGGTGCTGTGCGACACCAACGGTGGATCGCTGCCCCACGAGGTCGAGGCCATCGTGCGGGAGATCACCGGGCACTTCCGAGACGACGTCAAGGTCGGAGTACACCTTCACGACGACACCGGTTGTGGCGTGGCAAACGCCCTGGCCGGAGTGCGCGGCGGCGCCACCCAGGTGCAGGGCACCATCAACGGGTACGGCGAGCGAACCGGCAACTGCAACCTCACCACCATCATCCCCAACCTCACCCTCAAGATGGGCGTGAACACCCTGCCCGAGGGGCGGTTGTCTCGGCTGACCGTGGTGTCCAACCGCATCGCCGAGATCGTGAACATCGCGCCGGACCCTCAGGCCCCCTACGTGGGTTCATCGGCGTTCGCGCACAAGGCGGGCCTTCACGTGTCGGCCATCGCCCGCCGCAAGGACGCCTACGAGCACATCGATCCGGTGTCGGTGGGCAACGACACCCATTTCGTGGTGTCGGAGATGGCCGGTAAGGCCACCTTGGACCTCAAGGCTCAGGAGCTGGGTATCCAGCTCGACGGTCCGGGCCTGACCACGGTCATGGATGAGCTGAAGCGGCTCGAGCACGAGGGCTACCACTTCGAGGCCGCTGACGGCTCGCTGGAGCTGCTCATGCGTCGGGCCACAGGGTGGACTCAGCCGTTCTTCTCGCTGGAGTCGTTCCGGGTGATAGTCAGCGAAGCCGACGAGCTCCGCCATGACACCGAGGCCATCGTGAAGTTGGTGGTGGGCGGCGAACGGGTGATGCGCATCGGCGAGGGCAACGGCCCGGTCAACGCCTTGGACTCGGCCATTCGTTCAGCCATCGGGTCCCGGTTCCCCCAGCTCGCCAAGGTGCACCTGACCGACTTCAAGGTGCGGGTGCTGGACACGGCCAAGGGGACCGGTGCGGTCACCCGGGTGCTCATCGACTCCACCGACGGTCGTCACAGCTGGTCCACGATCGGGGTCAACGAGAACGTCATCCTGGCGGCGTGGCAGGCGCTGGAGGATTCGTTGGTCTACGGGTTGCTCCACGCCGAGGACTGA
- a CDS encoding YdcF family protein produces MAGIDPLARSRDDAGGGVSLRRRWWRHLRWPTLMAFAVVVLVASYVAATFVQVWQASRHDGRVRADAIVVLGAAQYNGVPSPVLRQRLDHALDLYMEGLAPLVVVTGGRQPGDRFTEATAGYNYLREHGLTDEVIRKEVQGASTYESLASVARFLRDEGISDVVLVSSPAHSRRVADIAEEVGLRATVSPTSGSASFRALARETAAVSIGRLVGYRRLDHFWS; encoded by the coding sequence ATGGCCGGCATCGACCCGCTGGCGAGAAGCCGCGACGATGCAGGCGGCGGAGTTTCGTTACGTCGTCGTTGGTGGCGGCACCTTCGCTGGCCCACCCTCATGGCCTTTGCTGTGGTGGTGCTGGTCGCCTCATATGTGGCGGCCACATTCGTGCAGGTGTGGCAGGCGTCTCGCCACGATGGCCGCGTCCGCGCCGACGCGATCGTGGTGCTGGGTGCCGCTCAATACAACGGGGTCCCGTCGCCGGTGCTGCGCCAGCGCCTCGATCATGCCCTGGACCTCTATATGGAAGGTTTGGCGCCACTGGTCGTGGTCACAGGAGGGCGTCAGCCCGGAGATCGTTTCACCGAGGCCACGGCCGGATACAACTACCTGCGTGAGCACGGTCTGACCGATGAGGTGATTCGAAAAGAGGTTCAAGGGGCCAGCACCTATGAGTCTCTGGCCTCGGTGGCCCGGTTCTTGCGTGACGAGGGCATCTCCGACGTGGTGCTGGTGTCGAGCCCGGCCCACAGCCGCCGCGTGGCCGACATCGCTGAGGAAGTGGGTCTGAGAGCCACCGTGTCGCCGACGTCGGGTTCGGCGTCCTTTCGGGCGCTGGCTCGTGAGACGGCCGCGGTGTCCATCGGCCGATTGGTGGGCTACCGCCGCCTGGACCATTTCTGGAGTTGA
- a CDS encoding type II toxin-antitoxin system RelE/ParE family toxin, which translates to MSLPVRLHPLAEDDLVETWAWYEAQESGLGKRFFATVHATIAQVADWPNSGSPVIEVDGEVIERRVGTKGFPYLVRYRIVDNTVVVVAVYHQRRSPDFGAGRQI; encoded by the coding sequence ATGAGCCTGCCAGTCAGGCTCCATCCCCTCGCCGAGGACGACCTCGTCGAGACATGGGCCTGGTACGAGGCCCAGGAGAGCGGACTGGGCAAGCGCTTCTTTGCCACGGTCCACGCAACGATCGCTCAGGTAGCCGACTGGCCAAACTCCGGATCACCGGTCATCGAAGTCGATGGCGAGGTGATCGAGCGACGAGTCGGCACCAAAGGCTTCCCGTACCTGGTCCGCTACCGCATCGTCGACAACACCGTCGTGGTCGTGGCCGTCTACCACCAGCGACGCAGCCCCGACTTCGGCGCCGGCCGCCAGATCTGA
- a CDS encoding carbonic anhydrase encodes MSYDVASSGPSERREAAAAALANLLDGNRRFAAGGLVDNKMSVAERSALVAGQSPRAVVLGCVDSRVPPEVVLGQGIGDLLTVRTAGQSLSGVAIGSIEFGARALGIPLVVVLGHTHCGAVLAAMGDHDLTGHLGDLIGDVAARLVDLVGDDPIRATGGNLQATVDALRHFGTIERDGDPAHVVGLLYHLDTGLVTVEDDDGLLGDS; translated from the coding sequence ATGTCCTATGACGTCGCGTCGTCAGGTCCGAGCGAGCGCCGCGAAGCTGCTGCCGCTGCTCTGGCGAACCTGTTGGACGGTAACCGTCGTTTCGCCGCGGGAGGTCTGGTCGACAACAAGATGTCGGTGGCCGAGCGGTCGGCTCTGGTGGCGGGGCAGAGCCCCCGTGCCGTCGTGTTGGGCTGTGTCGACTCCCGCGTGCCGCCCGAGGTGGTGTTGGGTCAGGGAATCGGCGATCTCCTCACCGTGCGCACCGCCGGTCAGTCCCTGTCGGGCGTGGCGATCGGCAGCATCGAGTTCGGCGCCCGGGCGTTGGGCATCCCCCTGGTGGTGGTGCTGGGGCACACCCACTGCGGTGCTGTGCTGGCCGCCATGGGTGACCACGACCTGACCGGCCACCTGGGTGACCTGATCGGCGATGTGGCGGCCCGGTTGGTCGATCTGGTGGGTGACGACCCCATACGGGCTACGGGCGGAAACCTTCAGGCCACCGTGGATGCCCTACGTCATTTCGGCACCATCGAACGCGACGGAGACCCTGCCCACGTGGTCGGCCTGCTGTACCACCTCGACACTGGCCTGGTGACCGTCGAGGATGACGACGGCCTCCTGGGTGACTCGTGA
- a CDS encoding phosphatidylserine decarboxylase family protein — protein sequence MKIDRDGFRFAAIPAVASLVALARGHRVLAAVLGVFAAAVAAFFRDPERPADRDRFSDDVVISPADAKVTYVGPGQDGVAPEGSWQQVSMFLSLADVHINRCPYGGTVTQVTHRPGRYLAAYKAESAHHNERSEIAVERDVDGVTRRVVFRQVVGVLARRVVTRVSVGDQLATGERIGLMRFGSRMDVFLPMDCELVVSTGQRVVAGETVIARFGGPG from the coding sequence ATGAAGATCGATCGTGACGGTTTCCGCTTCGCCGCGATTCCCGCGGTCGCCTCACTGGTGGCCCTGGCCCGCGGGCACCGGGTGTTGGCCGCGGTCCTCGGCGTCTTCGCGGCGGCGGTGGCGGCGTTCTTCCGAGACCCCGAGCGCCCCGCAGACCGGGACCGCTTTTCTGACGACGTCGTGATATCACCTGCCGACGCCAAGGTCACCTACGTGGGTCCCGGCCAGGACGGGGTCGCCCCCGAAGGGTCCTGGCAGCAGGTGAGCATGTTCTTGTCCTTGGCCGATGTCCACATCAACCGGTGCCCCTACGGCGGAACAGTGACGCAGGTGACCCACCGTCCGGGGCGTTACCTGGCGGCTTACAAGGCCGAGAGCGCCCACCACAACGAGCGCAGCGAGATAGCGGTCGAGCGGGACGTGGACGGCGTCACTCGTCGGGTGGTCTTCCGTCAGGTGGTCGGCGTTCTGGCTCGACGGGTGGTGACCAGGGTTTCGGTTGGAGATCAGCTCGCCACCGGGGAACGAATCGGGCTGATGCGCTTCGGTTCGCGGATGGACGTCTTCTTGCCCATGGACTGCGAACTGGTGGTCTCCACCGGGCAGCGGGTGGTGGCCGGCGAGACCGTCATAGCCCGGTTCGGCGGGCCGGGGTAG
- a CDS encoding addiction module protein, which yields MAAAPDALLEQALALSPADRAKLASGLLASLDEDQGDEAEVERLWSEETERRMAMLTSGEAQVVTWEHVSERIDGLRASSAAE from the coding sequence ATGGCTGCGGCACCCGATGCTCTCCTGGAACAGGCCCTAGCGTTGTCGCCTGCGGACCGAGCCAAGTTGGCTTCGGGTCTGCTGGCCAGTCTGGACGAGGATCAGGGCGACGAGGCCGAGGTGGAACGGCTGTGGTCCGAAGAGACCGAGCGACGCATGGCCATGCTCACGTCGGGTGAGGCCCAAGTCGTTACCTGGGAGCACGTGAGCGAACGCATCGACGGACTCCGAGCATCGTCCGCCGCTGAATGA
- a CDS encoding branched-chain amino acid transaminase: protein MPITPTEKIWMNGELVDWDSAQIHVLTHSLHYGMGVFEGIRAYETADGPAVFRLTEHMERLHNSARILMMDLPYTVEELVEATKDVVRASGLSSCYIRPIAYYGYGEMGLNTLPCSVDVAIACWPWGAYLGDDALTKGIRLKTSSWTRHDHNTMPPAAKTTGNYVNSSLAKVEALKAGYDEAIMLNRAGLISECTGENVFVARHGKLLSPPLSSGALEGITQNSVMTIARDLGYECELSEIACSDVYVVEEMFLCGTAAEVSAVNSVDDRQIPCPGPMTTAIGEEYHRAIRGQVDRYKDWVEHVG, encoded by the coding sequence ATGCCCATCACCCCTACCGAGAAGATCTGGATGAACGGCGAGCTCGTCGACTGGGATTCGGCCCAGATCCATGTCCTCACCCACTCCCTGCACTACGGCATGGGCGTGTTCGAAGGCATCCGGGCCTATGAGACGGCCGACGGCCCTGCGGTGTTCCGCCTCACCGAGCACATGGAGCGACTCCACAACTCGGCTCGGATCTTGATGATGGACCTGCCCTACACGGTCGAAGAGCTGGTCGAGGCCACCAAGGACGTGGTCCGGGCCAGCGGCCTGTCGAGTTGCTACATCCGTCCCATCGCCTACTACGGCTACGGCGAGATGGGTCTCAACACGCTGCCGTGCTCGGTCGACGTGGCCATTGCCTGCTGGCCGTGGGGCGCCTACCTAGGGGATGACGCGCTCACCAAGGGCATCCGCCTCAAGACCTCGTCGTGGACCCGTCACGACCACAACACCATGCCCCCGGCGGCCAAGACCACCGGCAACTACGTCAACTCCTCGTTGGCCAAGGTTGAAGCCCTCAAGGCCGGCTATGACGAGGCCATCATGTTGAACCGGGCCGGGCTCATCAGCGAGTGCACCGGAGAGAACGTGTTCGTGGCTCGCCATGGCAAGTTGCTGAGCCCGCCGCTGTCGTCGGGAGCGTTGGAGGGGATCACCCAGAACAGCGTCATGACCATCGCTCGCGACCTGGGTTACGAGTGTGAGCTGAGCGAGATCGCCTGCTCCGACGTGTACGTCGTTGAGGAGATGTTCTTGTGTGGCACCGCGGCCGAGGTGTCAGCAGTCAACTCGGTCGACGATCGTCAGATCCCCTGTCCCGGACCCATGACCACCGCCATCGGCGAGGAGTACCACCGCGCCATCAGGGGTCAGGTCGACCGTTACAAGGACTGGGTCGAACACGTCGGGTGA
- a CDS encoding phosphatidylcholine/phosphatidylserine synthase, which produces MLPSMFTLVNLMCGFSSILASIDGQHRHAAVLIAVAVLFDIADGAVARAVGAITPFGLQFDSLADLTSFGMAPALLLYTRWLGELYWVGWLAAGLWIACAAFRLARFNVTVDPHADKRYFIGLASPGAAGVVIATVFAFDPAPEGWQRWVPVVVAVVPALLMASSFRFRSFRNLVSPSADRRWVTVAVGGAFAMGLAVVPAATGVVVAYSYVLSCPLGWATAPIRARVFGPEAVAPHRHRLPSVFFPEVDDSGDLDDSDDPGSVTESG; this is translated from the coding sequence ATGCTGCCCAGCATGTTCACCCTGGTGAACCTGATGTGTGGGTTCTCGTCGATCCTGGCGTCGATAGATGGACAGCATCGTCACGCGGCGGTGCTGATCGCCGTCGCCGTGCTGTTCGACATCGCCGACGGTGCCGTGGCCCGAGCGGTGGGGGCCATCACCCCGTTTGGTCTCCAGTTCGACTCTCTCGCCGACCTCACCTCGTTCGGGATGGCTCCCGCACTATTGCTCTACACCCGGTGGTTGGGGGAGCTGTACTGGGTGGGTTGGCTGGCCGCCGGGCTGTGGATCGCGTGTGCCGCCTTCCGCCTGGCCCGGTTCAACGTCACCGTCGATCCCCACGCCGACAAGCGGTACTTCATCGGCCTGGCCAGCCCCGGTGCGGCCGGGGTCGTAATCGCGACCGTGTTCGCCTTCGACCCGGCACCCGAAGGCTGGCAGCGTTGGGTACCGGTGGTGGTTGCGGTGGTGCCAGCCCTGCTGATGGCTTCATCGTTCCGCTTCCGTTCGTTCCGCAACCTGGTGTCGCCCAGTGCGGACCGCCGGTGGGTCACGGTGGCGGTGGGTGGCGCGTTCGCCATGGGTCTAGCGGTGGTTCCGGCCGCGACCGGTGTGGTGGTGGCCTACAGCTACGTCCTGTCGTGCCCCCTCGGTTGGGCTACGGCCCCGATCCGGGCCCGGGTGTTCGGCCCCGAGGCGGTTGCTCCTCATCGTCATCGGCTTCCATCGGTCTTCTTCCCCGAGGTGGACGACTCAGGTGATCTCGACGACTCCGATGACCCAGGGTCCGTGACCGAATCGGGCTGA